The genomic window CGTATTAAAGTCCTCAGTTTCCCTCTGGTCTTCATCATGTCATTGTTGTACTCCTCGATGTTGTGTACTCACCTTGTGTTTTCGTTAAACTTGCTGGTGCTAGctaataaagctgcactttgagTTTACTTTAGTCTGAGGGTTCCTGCATTTTGGGTATGCTCTCCACCTACCACACAGCACGCCTTGACAATATTTTCTGTTACTGAAGCGTGCAGAGGACTTAAGCCGTGAATTGATTACACACTGGATTATGaattcaaattattttcttGTGAATCAGTAAACAGTCAGTTTAATTTTCACCATTCAAATTTGTTCTGTTGGAGTTTTTTTGGTAACTCATTGAAGTGTTATTGAGTATTCATAATCAGCCACTTTGCACGTACAGTGAGTGAAAGCATTGGGTAAACTGAATCCGACCAAATTAAATCAAGCTATCAGAACTGAATGGACTCCTATTGATAAGAGAGTTAGAACAACTAAAAGAAACTTTGATTAACATGAAAGGTTAATCGAATTAAGAAATTAAGACATATATGTATGTAGACTTACTGGTCATTTAATCTAGCTAATTTTAACTGATGCCCAATGCCGGTAAACTATCGTGTCCTAAATGTCATGCAGCTACAGTATCTGCAACTAGATGGTGAATCACTGTTGAGAAACCCCATAAATCTGTGAATCTTGGCCTATCCTTTTGTTACCACTATTAGTACAAGGTCACGGATACAAGCAGCGGAAATGAGTTTTCTCTGAAAGGTGGATGGGCTGTTCCTTAGCGATAGGGTGATGAGATTATTCATTTGGGAGGGGTTCAGCGTAGAGCCGCTACTCTTCCACATCGAAAGGATACGGCTAACTCCATCATCTCCTGGGTAAAGTCTTCAGACCAGGCATGTGTTAGCAGCCAGAGGCCACAACATAGACCCGGGTATGCTGGAGCGATTACATCTGTCAGCTGTCCTGGGAAACACTCGACCtttccccggataagctggGGGAAGTGGCAAGAGGAAAGTTTGGGTTTCCCTGCTGCCACCACGACCTGACTGacagataagcggaagaaaatagCTCGATGTTTTCTTGATTTGTTatggtaaaatggcctgtatttgtatagcgctttactagtccctaaggaccccaaagcgctttacacaaccagtcatccacccattcacacacacattcacacactaatGTGTTATGTTAGATTTTACCTTGTTCAAGTGGTTGTCATGAATTTTCAACAATCTGCATCATTAATAATGCACAGCAAGTCGCGATTTATTCATCTTCCAGATGTTCTCATATTTTAGAAATACATGAACatatattacatttatattttttcatatcatATATATAAGTATTTTTCTTCTTCGCTGTCTGGATCATAACATGTAATGTTGATAATGCACAATGCAAGGTGACGCACAGTTAATCAACATGATTCGTTATCGAAGAATGTCATAAATGGCTTAAAACGCCTTTCTTAtcagtttttgacattttccatTAAACGGTTTTGACATTTAACTAAATATTTTAGTGTTTCTTAGTTTTAGACTAGTCAATTAGtctacttttttcccctcatttagTTGAGTAAGAATTTAGTCGCTTTCCTAGTGTGCAGATGGGTAGGTAATTATTACACTAATGCAAAAGTGCTATACCATTTGCAAAAGAAATACAGCCCGCTGACATGACAATATAATCCACAGTTTGTATATTCAGTGCATGATTCCAAATGACTCATCATTGTGCACAAATGCCAATTAATGGCATGAAAGCCAAGTTTCATAAATGCCACCTTCTTGAATTAGATACATCGATCATAATCTCTCTCTCATCCTGCTCTTTGGCTGGATAATTGATGTCTCTCTCCTGGTTTGGTGTTCTCAGTGTGAGATCAGATATGCAACTTGGAGTTCTCTATAAGATGACTCGCTCAGTTAaagtacttttctgcatttttttgaATAAAACAATTTGGTTAAGCCTCAACATACAGGTGTAAAGAATTAAAACTTTGAGCGAGAAAATGTCTTGTGCCTTTTTGTgccatttatttttcctgtcttctccttttcctattaaaatataattaatcataaaatataaaaaacacgCCTTTATTAATTGTATTCTAGCTTTCATGTGGTATTTTCTGTTCGTAAATACCCATAATAAAACATAGCTGATTCCTAATATAGCTAAAATAATCTCTTTCCTTGCCTGGCTGCATCTGTTTAATGTTAAATTATGCAAATCAAATCAGAACATAGCACAGCAGATATGGAGCATAGCCCTGCTTGTCGGATTACTAGGGTACATGGTACACTGATTAGAAGTGATATTAGTGGATAATGTTTAGATTAGGTATTAATCTATATCTGCAGACATAACATGGCTGGATCCCTTCACACACAGAAGTAAAggaagagttgttttttttttgtatgagtCTAGATATctcagtggaagcagaaaaccttcagtgtgtatttttttttcctaaaaggGTGGGAAAGAAATGTGTGGATTTCAATATAATAAACCCGAAAAATATTTAAGGAGTGACAGACAGTCGTCAGTGTTCGCTTTGTGCATTATTGGATGTTATGgagcatatttgtttaattatggcatttaaatgttttatttttttatgcttatgCTTACTAATCTCATGCTGTTGTTAGTAAATAAGTCATATTAATATTGTAATTTGCTTTGCATTAATAAGGTTTGCAGGACAGAACTGTGGGACCATTGACTTGCAGGGACATTGAAAACAGTGAGAATGTTAACAGGAGAAGAGAGCTGATCCATAATTCATACAAACCCAAACAACAGCAGGACCAGAGAATTAATCGGTACAAGATGGAGGGTTTGTGACTCAAATGCAGCAAACAGATGCAACATGTTTTCCCTCCATCTCTACCATTCTACAGATATATAGAAGATAATAAAGGGCTTCTTCACCTAAGTATATTGAGTTTTATGCTGTTGAGTTATATTTTCTCTACAGCAAATCTCTGTTGGTTCCTTCAACTGATTAACATCACAATTTATTGCACAGGTTTAATGCAtgaaggatgtgtgtgtgtgtgtgtgtgtgtgtgtgtgtgtgtgtgtgtgtgtgtgtgtgtgtgtgtgtgtgtgtgtgcgcgcgtgtgcgtgtgcgtgtgtgcgcgcacgtgtgtgtgcgttttcCATAAAGGGCTGTTTGAGGTTAAAGTTAGGGTGAGTGCCAACATCAGTGAGTGTCCACAGACAGTATGCGTGTGACAGTCTGTCTATGTAGTGTTGTTGTATGTGTGAAGCTATGTGAGTGTATAcatgtgtattttgtgtttttttaatatataacaAGTCTGTGGCTTATCAATCTCTGCCTTTCCCCACTTCATTAGTTTCATTAGCACAATCCACTGTTATCAACATGTACTACTCACTCTCTCTTTCCACCaattgaccttagaactgaagaagcttctcggatgagaggtgaaacgtcttcaagcaacttaaagaagtccagacgcttttctttgcaagctcctttgaccactctctctttccttcacatacacacactggacCGCAAGTAGAGGATCTGCAAATCTGATCTAAGTTTCGTACAAAAAATGATCACATACGAGCCTGACAGAAGTTGCTATCCTACAAATAGAGTAGGAGAgctcaaaaaacacacaacagcgGTAAAACCTTGACAGGCTATGCTGATAATTACTTAACATTAACACTGTATCCTTCACAGGAAGCTGACACCCTGCATATAAGCTCTAAAATCATCTTTGTTCTGACTATGTATTATGCAACCACCAGCTCCAGGCTAACACATTTTAAAGGATGTGTTTTGTGACGTAAAAGTATGACGACACAGCAAGTGTTAGTGATAATGAACAGGATTCCACATTTACTAAGCTGTAttagtttcctttttttaaaaaacagaaagaagactTTTACTTGCCAGCACAATCTGTGAGTGTTCTAACCCTGAATATAATTAGCCATTTACTATGCTAATTTGTTAGCATGGAGCAATGGGGGTGAATGATGTACTAGGTACATACTTCTGGTTTCAGTGTGccaaagcaaatgaaaaatgagtcacaacaacacaaacacagttgttTAATTCAGCGGAGTGTTTGTTGTGGTGTCTGTGAATGAGAAGCGCCTGTATCTGACAACAGTGGGAATCAATGAGTGTCGGCATGGCTAATATATCAGAGAGAGCCTTATGCTTTTGAATCTAGTGAGGTTGTGCTctctgtctaaagtctttctgCTCAGAGATGTTGATATTTGATATTAGTCATCAGATGCTGACAAGAGGCTGATAGTTTGACCCCATCACCAAAGGCGAGCATCGACCTCTCAATCAAAACGAGACTCTTAacctttttcctcctcctcatccctaCATACACCTCTGAACATCGCACTAATCCATCCTTTCAACTTGTCTTTTGactgcaaaatacaagaatccTTGGCCTTCTGTCTTCACATCACACCTAAGTTGAGTCTCATTTGTGACCCATGTGTCATGTCTTAGCACACTAATGGAGATTCTGGCACCAAGGAAGTGCTGTCACTTGATGAATCTACATATGCACAGTCTATCACAAATAAAGTTCTTCATGCAGCCTTTGTACTGCTTACTCAAACTGCTCactgtttttatataaatgacATGTATTTCTGAGAAAatataactttattctttcacacTTCCGGGCCCAACACTGCCCTCACCTTAAGCCATTTCTCCCATTTCTTTGATCACTGCATTTACTCCCTTCTTTCGGTCACTCACATCAGTTCAATCTGATCCaattcaaatgtgttttattggtCAAAAAAGAAGTGCCTCTTCAAGCAAAAACTTCTCTCACTCCCTCTCCATATCTGTACTTCTTTTCATTCACTGACTCAACAGGCcagaaaaaacatctgaaaccaTCTCTCTGTTCGATCCATTCTTCAACATTCAGAGTTTAACTGCGTGgccccctttttttctgttatttctaaacatttaaaactgaaGGATTGCCTTCTGTCCACCAATAGTATTAATTTGATAATTACCTAAACAATTAGTAATGAGCCTGATCATATTATTTATTCTATTGATGCATATATAGTGATATCTTAAAGCAAACAAATGGTCATGCAAGCACCTCTTGACTGTTAAATCTGACCTACCTCAGTGAGGTGGGGGTTGGGGTTGAATCCACACTGGTTGCAGACAGTGGCCTTGCACTGGGTGCAGGTGTTGTAGTTGGGTACAGCCGGTGGGTTAGACAGCTCTGTGGTGGTGCACACTGGGCACAGCTTGCTGCTCGGCATGGGTGCTATCTGTGGCACTGAGTATGGTGAGGTGGGTGTCACACCACGGTCAGGTGACAAAGAAGGAGACCGACCTGTCCTGGAGCCGCCGGAACCACTGAAGTCAACTTGGAGGTTTCGGCGAGAGGCATGTTGACCAGGACTTTGACCTCCATGACCCCCCATGCTAGACCCAGCTGGACCGTGACCCATCCCTTGACCAGACCCTGGGCCCTGCCCCATTCCAGAGGCCTGGCTGGACTGCATATGTCTAGGAGAGGTAGGAGCTTCGTGAGTGGCCAGGCGGTAAGGCTCACCAGCTCTTGGCCCTATTCCTCCACTGCCCATTCCTCCTCCCATTCCCCCCATTCCTCCTGCTATTCCCCCCATTCCTCCTCCCATTCCCCCCATCCCTCCTCCACCTAATCCTCCCATTCCTCCCATCCCTCCTCCCATTCCCCCCATCCCGCCTCCACCTATTCCTCCCATAACTCCTCCCATTCCCCCCATCCCGCCTCCTCCCATTCCTCCCATCCCACCTCCTCCCATTCCACccattcctcctcctcccattCCTCCCATCCCACCTCCTCCCATTCCACCCATCCCTCCTCCTCccattcctcctcctccatggcCTCCTTGTTGCATGCCAGGCTTGGGACTACCCATTGAACCCATTGGACCCCTAGAAGAgacaaagcaaaggaaaaaaagtcaaaatcagACGTTTCTGTTAAAATCTCTAAAACAGAAATTCATTCAACCTTCCCAAAAAGTGACAGCACACTGGCACTGCAGGTTAACTGATATTTAAGGAATTTGGATCAGGATATTGTTTCTTACACTCACCATAACCAAAATTATACTAAGGCACAAGTgtcataaacaaataaacagtggGCTTCTCTGGAAGGCAGTGTTCCAGCAGTAAACATTGTTGCAAATGTTTTCATAAGTAGCTTACATTGTCTACATTAATCTAGGTTCTTAAGCagaattacatttatttgtggGTAACAGTCGAGATTACATTAAAATATGCCCAGTTAACACATCTACTGTATGGCAGTCCTTCCAGGATGCTTGTATTATCTGTATATAGGATAATAAGTTCATGGCTGATTATTGCTGGGACTAAATCACTCTGTACTGAAACACCAAAACATTgccatttatttgtttctatttcttGCATATAGGTCAGACAAAGACTAAAAACTTTTTGTCTACAAAGGCAACACTGTATGTATTGTTGTAATaagtaagaaaaaataatgattaTTGCTTTGGTCTGAGTTTACTTTGATTTTCTCTTGTCTAAACAGGGTTAAAAGTAAACATGCAGGCTTAAATATAAAGATGCATTCACTTAAAGCTTTTAATTAGTCAGGCTAAAGACTCTATTTTTAACTTGGAAAGGCCAAGGCCAATTAACTTCTCATTAGTGATCACAGTTGACTACAGCTGGTATTTTCTCTTTGCAGGCATAAAAAGGAATTGTTTAACAGCACTCGGTAAACTGACTGCCACTCAGAACAATTGAAAAGTCAAATAAACTCAGTGAAGATCTAAGAATGAGAGTTGTAGATTTACTCAAGTTTCAAATGTCTCttggagccatttctaaacaactgcagcTTCCAGgatcatcagttcaaacaatTGTCCATAACTACATGTTATTTGGATGTCATCGCTTTGCCAAAATCTGGAAGGACACCCAAACTCtcaccctcagatgagaggaaattggttgggatgttcaggaacaaccTGGGAACAACTACTCCTCAAGCCTGCCGTGATTTAGAAACTGCTGTAACACCAGCGCGACTGTCCACAGTGAGTTTTACATCATCATggactcaaatcaaatcaaatcacttttattgtcacatcacatgtgcaggtacatttgtacagcacatgtgagtgaaattcttgtgtgcgagcttcacaagcaacagagttgtgcaaaatacaataatgtaaacaagcaaaatacaagaatggctacatctgaaactaataaatatatgtacaatatataatagtatatgcatttctggatgtgtatactgaATAtctttctacgtgtgtgtgtgtgtgtgtgtgtgtgtgtgtgtgtgtgtgtgtgtgtgtgtacacatattttacaaattaaatagtgtaaacaataaattaaaaaaatatatatatatatacatatatgtgtatatatatatatatatatatatacatatatgtgtatatatatatatatatatatatatatatatatacatatatacatatatgtgtatatatatatatatatatatatatatatatatatatatatatatatatatatatatatatgtgtatatatatatatgtgtgtgtgtgtatgtatatatatatatatgtatatatatatgtatgtatgtattaggggtgcaacgatacacaaaattcacggttcggttcggttcgatactttggtgtcacggttcgatattttttcgatacaaaaaaaaatgttcatgcctttttaatttgtcatttattaaaattgtaaatatatattttaacacaaaagtacagtttttaaatttaaccctaacccttgtgcgtgttgttttttagcttgtcatattgcagccacagaaattattttgtccatgaaaccataaagctgcactttctttttgccttatagtctgatttgtcataacttctccgttttgtggtaagcttttctttggctgtcacttcttcaccctgacctgtcttatttggctcagcagaactaaaatatatatctgtctgtgaaggttctcagtcatccaggtcatcgtagtcaaatatatatcctgccacactcacataagctcagcgattctctgcgcgatcaacctctcacatgtttaagctgcgggagatttcacttgtcatgtttgcatagtaagctaacaattaataagacgatgtcagaggaattggtgcacaaattatcatcactcacagatcagtgctgtcgctctctatacacagttcgcgcgattgcaaagtgaaagcaaaaaaacaagcgcaaattcaaacacgatttcaatatgtcacatattgacagtggctcacccaatgacataattacccagctacatttctgaaagaatgcaaaagcattgacatatatttttccttcctacaatagcccgacaggcagggcagagatagccccgggacgtcgggctagcgatattgcgagccctgtatctgattgaggaatcactcatctttggaaaagagagtttattacagagaaatgtctctttccaaaataaaagctatactatccgcttcttctgggctatattctcagcagcatattaaacatatcaggtctccataaggagaatcctgtgctaacagctgtctaaatgactcggctaaagtttgtagcatgcatgcttgttgtttttgtctttgcactaggatgatgtcggtgtaaatgtgcagtcatattcgttgtgttcccactagtgctttcaggttaatctcgttgaaataaccttaacgccacaacacggcaaatctccgttaacgagctaccctatacagaggggctagacggccaacacgttaacgagctaactgcgctaacacactagctcccacccatgtaattgagcattgcatggcacatccaacatactgttttactttagtccatgactcgcttaccttcagggtcatacgtcacatgaaaaccaaaataattccaaacgccagatctgatgccaattatgtcattggcatcgatgagccactgtcaatatgtgacatattgaaatcgcgtttgaatttgcgcttgtttttttgctttcactttgcaatcgcgtgaactgtgtatagagagcgacagcactaattggtgagt from Astatotilapia calliptera chromosome 20, fAstCal1.2, whole genome shotgun sequence includes these protein-coding regions:
- the LOC113012990 gene encoding acanthoscurrin-2-like, which translates into the protein MGNEASMEGGGQPGEPGSAGMMGSMMPGGPSQGPGQHMKPVNGAAAGGGMGMGGPGMGMTRGPMGSMGSPKPGMQQGGHGGGGMGGGGMGGMGGGGMGGMGGGGMGGMGGGGMGGMGGGGMGGMGGGWEEWED